One region of Flavobacterium sp. KACC 22763 genomic DNA includes:
- the hisH gene encoding imidazole glycerol phosphate synthase subunit HisH encodes MKIVIINYGAGNIQSIMFAIERLGFKAVLSNNPEEIKSADKVIFPGVGEASSAMAKLRESGLDGLIPQLKQPVLGICLGMQLMCNKTEEGNTQGLGIFDVDVLKFSNNVKVPQMGWNQIYDLKTDLFKDISENEFMYLVHSFYAPNCAESIATTNYGIEYASALQKDNFYGTQFHPEKSGDVGEKILGNFLKMPIS; translated from the coding sequence ATGAAAATAGTAATTATAAATTACGGAGCAGGAAATATTCAGAGCATTATGTTTGCTATTGAAAGATTGGGTTTCAAAGCTGTTCTGAGTAATAATCCAGAAGAAATTAAATCGGCTGATAAAGTGATTTTTCCTGGCGTGGGAGAGGCGAGCTCGGCGATGGCTAAACTTCGTGAAAGCGGTTTAGATGGTTTGATTCCACAATTGAAACAGCCTGTCTTAGGAATTTGTCTGGGAATGCAGTTGATGTGCAATAAGACTGAAGAAGGAAATACGCAAGGTTTAGGGATTTTTGATGTTGATGTTTTGAAATTTTCAAACAACGTAAAAGTGCCGCAAATGGGTTGGAATCAGATTTATGATTTAAAAACCGATTTGTTCAAAGATATTTCTGAAAATGAATTCATGTATCTGGTTCATAGTTTTTATGCTCCAAATTGTGCAGAATCTATCGCAACAACCAATTACGGCATTGAGTATGCATCGGCATTACAAAAAGATAATTTTTATGGAACTCAATTTCACCCAGAAAAAAGCGGAGATGTAGGAGAGAAAATTCTAGGCAATTTTCTAAAAATGCCAATTTCTTAA
- the hisC gene encoding histidinol-phosphate transaminase, with amino-acid sequence MSTFDINTITRENVKSLKPYSSARDEFEDFDTAEMIFLDANENPFQNGVNRYPDPQQNSVKAILAKNNLVKQSQILLGNGSDEVLDLLFRAFCEPNKDNIISLPPTYGMYGVLANINAVENREVLLTTDFQPQVEKILEVVDENTKIIFLCSPNNPTGNSFSDESVVKLLQNFKGLVVIDEAYIDFSEKESWLTEIDEYPNLVITQTLSKAYGLAGIRLGICYASEEVISILNKIKPPYNVNELTQQRAKERLKDSDKIKQEIASIIEQREELLKVLLEVGFVEKVYPTEANFILAKVDDANKRYDQLIEKGIVIRNRTTQPLCENCLRFTIGTKEENAVVIRELKLLN; translated from the coding sequence ATGAGTACTTTCGATATAAATACAATAACACGTGAAAACGTAAAATCTTTAAAGCCATATTCTTCTGCGAGAGACGAGTTTGAAGATTTTGACACAGCCGAAATGATTTTTCTGGATGCCAATGAAAATCCATTTCAAAATGGAGTAAATCGCTATCCAGACCCACAACAGAATTCGGTTAAGGCTATTTTAGCTAAGAATAATTTAGTAAAACAAAGTCAGATTCTGTTAGGAAACGGAAGTGATGAAGTTTTAGACTTGCTTTTTAGAGCTTTTTGCGAGCCTAATAAAGATAATATTATTTCGTTGCCTCCAACGTACGGAATGTATGGTGTCTTAGCGAATATTAATGCTGTTGAAAACAGAGAAGTTTTATTGACTACTGATTTTCAGCCACAGGTTGAGAAGATTTTAGAAGTGGTTGATGAGAATACAAAAATCATCTTTTTATGTTCGCCAAACAATCCGACAGGGAATTCATTTTCAGATGAAAGCGTAGTTAAACTGCTTCAAAATTTCAAAGGCCTAGTTGTTATTGATGAAGCTTATATTGATTTCTCGGAGAAAGAAAGCTGGCTGACGGAGATTGACGAATATCCAAATTTGGTTATTACACAAACACTTTCTAAAGCCTATGGTTTGGCTGGAATTCGTTTAGGGATTTGTTATGCTTCTGAAGAAGTAATTTCTATTTTGAATAAAATAAAACCGCCTTACAACGTAAACGAACTAACGCAGCAAAGAGCGAAAGAACGTTTAAAAGATTCGGATAAAATAAAACAAGAAATAGCTTCTATTATTGAACAAAGAGAAGAATTACTTAAAGTTTTGCTTGAAGTAGGTTTTGTAGAAAAAGTATATCCAACTGAAGCCAATTTTATCTTAGCAAAAGTAGATGACGCTAACAAAAGATATGATCAATTAATTGAGAAGGGAATCGTTATTCGCAATAGAACAACACAGCCTTTATGCGAAAATTGTCTTCGTTTTACAATTGGAACAAAAGAAGAAAATGCAGTTGTAATTAGAGAATTAAAATTGTTGAACTAA
- the hisF gene encoding imidazole glycerol phosphate synthase subunit HisF, whose product MLAKRIIPCLDIKNGRTVKGVNFVDLRDAGDPVELAEIYSAEGADELVFLDISATEERRKTLVNMVRSVAEKINIPFTVGGGISSVEDVDILLNNGADKVSINSSAVKNPQLINDLAQKFGSQCVVVAIDAKQIDGQWIVHLVGGKVPTELNLFDWAVEVAERGAGEILFTSMDNDGTKNGFANEALAKLSELVNIPIIASGGAGNIQHFVDSFQKGKADAALAASVFHFKEIEIKALKQELRNNNIEVRL is encoded by the coding sequence ATGTTAGCAAAAAGAATCATACCTTGCTTAGATATAAAAAACGGAAGAACCGTAAAAGGCGTTAATTTCGTGGACTTGCGTGATGCAGGCGATCCTGTGGAGTTGGCTGAAATTTACTCAGCTGAAGGTGCAGACGAATTGGTTTTTCTTGATATTTCGGCAACTGAAGAAAGACGTAAAACACTGGTAAATATGGTGCGAAGCGTTGCAGAAAAAATCAATATTCCGTTTACAGTTGGCGGCGGAATTTCATCTGTAGAAGATGTTGATATTCTGCTGAATAATGGAGCCGATAAAGTTTCGATCAATTCATCTGCAGTAAAAAATCCGCAATTGATTAATGATTTGGCTCAGAAATTTGGAAGTCAGTGCGTTGTTGTAGCAATTGATGCTAAACAAATTGACGGACAATGGATTGTGCATTTAGTTGGGGGTAAAGTGCCAACTGAATTGAATCTGTTTGATTGGGCTGTTGAAGTGGCAGAACGTGGTGCAGGAGAAATTCTTTTCACTTCAATGGATAATGATGGAACTAAAAACGGTTTTGCAAATGAGGCTTTGGCGAAACTTTCAGAATTAGTAAATATTCCAATAATCGCTTCTGGAGGCGCAGGAAACATACAGCATTTCGTTGATTCATTTCAAAAAGGAAAAGCCGATGCAGCATTAGCAGCGAGTGTTTTTCATTTTAAAGAAATCGAAATCAAAGCTTTAAAACAAGAATTAAGAAATAACAATATAGAAGTAAGGTTGTAA
- the hisB gene encoding bifunctional histidinol-phosphatase/imidazoleglycerol-phosphate dehydratase HisB → MKKVLFIDRDGTIVLEPENYQLDSLDKLEFYPKAFQYLAKIANELDYELAMVTNQDGLGTESFPEDTFWPTQNFILKAFENEGVVFDEIFVDRTFPEENAPTRKPRTGMLTKYLNNPEYDLENSFVLGDRLTDVELAKNLGAKAIFMNDTDGIGSNEISSKREELNGTIVLQTMDWKKIYEFLKLEARSASITRKTNETDIYINLNLDGTGKSKIDTGIAFFDHMLDQISRHGQMDLEITVKGDLEVDEHHTIEDTAIALGEVFAKALGNKLGIERYGFCLPMDDCLAQAAIDFGGRNWLIWETEFKREMVGKMPTEMFYHFFKSFTDGAKANLNIKAEGINEHHKIEAIFKAFAKAIKVAVKRDTEKMILPSTKGML, encoded by the coding sequence ATGAAAAAAGTACTTTTTATAGATCGTGACGGAACGATTGTTTTAGAACCTGAAAATTATCAATTAGATAGCTTGGATAAATTAGAATTTTATCCGAAAGCATTTCAATATTTGGCTAAGATTGCTAACGAATTAGATTATGAATTAGCAATGGTAACGAATCAAGACGGACTAGGAACAGAAAGTTTTCCTGAAGATACGTTTTGGCCAACGCAGAATTTCATCTTAAAAGCTTTTGAAAACGAAGGAGTTGTTTTTGATGAAATCTTTGTAGACAGAACTTTTCCAGAGGAAAATGCACCAACAAGAAAGCCAAGAACGGGAATGTTGACTAAATATTTGAACAATCCAGAATATGATTTAGAAAATTCTTTTGTTTTAGGTGACCGTTTAACAGATGTGGAATTGGCTAAAAATCTAGGCGCAAAAGCCATTTTTATGAACGATACAGATGGAATTGGAAGCAATGAGATTTCATCAAAACGTGAAGAATTGAACGGAACAATTGTTTTACAAACAATGGATTGGAAGAAAATCTATGAGTTCTTAAAATTAGAAGCTCGTTCGGCTTCAATTACTCGTAAAACAAACGAAACCGATATTTATATCAATCTAAATCTTGATGGAACCGGAAAAAGTAAAATCGACACCGGAATTGCCTTTTTTGACCACATGTTAGATCAAATTTCACGTCACGGTCAAATGGATTTGGAAATTACCGTAAAAGGTGATTTAGAAGTAGATGAACACCATACCATCGAAGATACAGCAATTGCTTTGGGGGAAGTTTTTGCGAAAGCGTTAGGAAATAAATTAGGAATCGAGCGTTACGGATTCTGCCTTCCAATGGACGATTGTTTAGCGCAAGCTGCAATTGACTTTGGTGGAAGAAACTGGCTGATTTGGGAAACCGAATTCAAACGTGAAATGGTTGGAAAAATGCCGACTGAAATGTTTTATCACTTCTTTAAATCGTTTACAGACGGAGCAAAAGCGAACTTAAATATCAAAGCAGAAGGAATCAACGAACATCATAAAATCGAGGCCATTTTTAAAGCTTTCGCGAAAGCCATAAAAGTAGCCGTAAAAAGAGATACCGAAAAAATGATTTTGCCTTCAACGAAGGGAATGCTTTAA
- the hisG gene encoding ATP phosphoribosyltransferase — MSTLKIAIQKSGRLNEDSIQILKDCGISINNGIDQLKAEASNFPLEVLYLRNSDIPQYLIDGVVDLAIVGDNLLVEKGKGIEVVQKLGFSKCKVSVAVPKTFEYNSVQDLANLRIATSYPNTVTEYFNKFGITVDIHQISGSVEIAPNIGLADAIVDIVSSGSTLFKNNLKEVEVILKSEAVLAVSPKVSPEIQKHIDTLKFRIQAVLRARNSKYILMNVPNDKIEAVGKILPVLRSLTVLPLAQEGWSSVHSVIDKDTFWDVIDQLKEVGAEGILVCPIEKMVL; from the coding sequence ATGAGTACTTTAAAAATTGCAATTCAAAAATCTGGTCGTTTAAACGAAGACAGCATTCAAATCCTAAAAGACTGTGGCATTTCAATAAACAACGGTATCGACCAGCTGAAAGCTGAAGCTTCAAATTTTCCTCTTGAAGTTTTATACCTGAGAAATTCAGATATTCCTCAATATTTAATTGACGGAGTTGTTGATCTAGCCATTGTTGGCGATAATCTTTTAGTAGAAAAAGGAAAAGGAATCGAAGTGGTTCAAAAATTAGGATTTTCAAAATGTAAAGTTTCTGTAGCTGTTCCTAAAACCTTTGAATACAATTCTGTACAAGATCTAGCGAATCTTCGAATTGCTACTTCTTATCCGAATACAGTAACAGAATATTTTAATAAATTTGGTATAACTGTAGATATACACCAAATCTCTGGTTCTGTAGAAATTGCCCCAAATATTGGTCTTGCAGATGCAATTGTTGATATTGTTTCAAGCGGAAGCACATTATTCAAAAATAACTTAAAGGAAGTTGAAGTTATTTTAAAAAGTGAGGCAGTTTTAGCTGTTTCTCCAAAGGTTTCTCCAGAAATCCAAAAACATATTGATACTTTAAAATTTAGAATCCAAGCTGTTTTGCGAGCTAGAAATTCAAAATATATCCTAATGAACGTTCCAAACGATAAAATTGAAGCCGTTGGAAAAATCCTTCCAGTTTTGAGAAGTTTAACAGTTCTTCCATTAGCGCAAGAAGGCTGGAGCAGTGTTCACTCCGTAATCGACAAAGATACTTTTTGGGACGTAATTGACCAGTTGAAAGAAGTAGGGGCAGAGGGGATTTTAGTTTGTCCAATTGAGAAAATGGTACTATAA
- the hisA gene encoding 1-(5-phosphoribosyl)-5-[(5-phosphoribosylamino)methylideneamino]imidazole-4-carboxamide isomerase translates to MRIIPAIDIIEGKCVRLSKGDYDTKIIYNENPLEVAKSFEAHGIEYLHLVDLDGAKSSKIVNYKILEQIATQTSLKIDFGGGLKSDDDLRIAFENGANQITGGSIAVKNRAIFEKWISEYGSEKIILGADAKDEKIAVSGWLEESNEDLVPFIQDYQSKGIQYVICTDIAKDGMLQGPSFDLYSKILAEAGGIKLIASGGISTFDELPKLAELGCEGTIIGKAIYEGRISLKQLEDFIIRK, encoded by the coding sequence ATGCGAATAATACCAGCCATAGACATCATTGAAGGAAAATGCGTTCGTTTGTCCAAAGGTGATTATGATACCAAAATAATTTACAATGAGAATCCGCTTGAAGTGGCAAAATCATTTGAAGCGCACGGAATTGAATATCTTCATTTAGTGGATCTTGACGGTGCAAAATCAAGCAAGATTGTCAATTATAAGATCTTAGAACAGATTGCAACGCAAACCAGCTTAAAAATTGATTTCGGTGGAGGATTAAAATCGGATGATGATTTGAGAATTGCTTTTGAAAACGGTGCAAACCAAATAACTGGTGGAAGTATTGCAGTAAAAAACAGAGCTATTTTCGAAAAATGGATTTCAGAATATGGTTCCGAGAAAATTATTCTTGGCGCTGATGCGAAGGACGAAAAAATCGCAGTTTCTGGCTGGTTAGAAGAATCAAATGAAGATTTGGTTCCGTTTATTCAGGATTATCAATCAAAAGGAATTCAATATGTCATTTGCACCGATATTGCGAAAGATGGAATGCTGCAAGGTCCAAGTTTTGATTTATACAGCAAAATTTTAGCAGAAGCTGGCGGCATAAAATTAATTGCTTCTGGCGGAATTTCAACTTTCGACGAATTACCAAAACTAGCCGAATTAGGTTGCGAAGGAACAATTATCGGAAAAGCAATTTACGAAGGGAGAATCAGTTTGAAACAATTAGAGGATTTTATAATTAGAAAATGA
- the hisD gene encoding histidinol dehydrogenase, translating to MNKIDNPKPEIWSEILKRPTKTVDDIELTVKEIFKEVQRKGDEAVAKYTSIFDGISLENYEVSQKEIEEAISLIPTELKEAIELAKDNIYKFHSAQKTDRVSVETIEGVNCWQEKRPIQKIGLYIPGGTAPLFSTVLMLAVPAEIAGCKEIVLCSPPDKKGKINPAILYAANLCGVTKILKVGGIQAVAGMTFGTQSIPKVYKIFGPGNQFVTVAKQLATQFGVAIDMPAGPSELLIVADNTAVPAFVASDLLSQAEHGTDSQVILVSTSKKLIAEVEKEVQSQLELLPRKAIAEKAIENSKLIYVENDQIALDLINEYGPEHFIICSEYDDFYCNGIVNAGSVFIGNYTPESAGDYASGTNHTLPTNGYAKNYSGVNLDSFMKSMTFQKISEKGIQNIGKAIELMAEAEGLQAHKNAVTLRLNSLR from the coding sequence ATGAATAAAATAGACAATCCAAAACCAGAGATCTGGTCAGAAATATTAAAAAGACCGACTAAGACTGTTGATGACATTGAGCTTACAGTAAAAGAAATCTTCAAAGAAGTTCAAAGAAAAGGAGATGAAGCTGTTGCAAAATATACTTCGATTTTTGACGGTATTTCGTTAGAAAATTATGAAGTCTCTCAAAAAGAAATTGAGGAGGCGATTAGTTTGATTCCAACTGAACTGAAAGAAGCTATTGAATTAGCAAAAGACAATATTTATAAATTTCACAGTGCTCAAAAAACAGATCGTGTTTCTGTTGAAACTATAGAAGGAGTAAACTGTTGGCAGGAAAAAAGACCGATTCAAAAAATTGGTTTATATATTCCAGGAGGAACAGCACCTTTGTTTTCGACTGTTTTAATGTTGGCAGTTCCAGCAGAAATTGCTGGCTGTAAAGAAATTGTGTTATGCTCTCCGCCAGATAAAAAAGGAAAAATTAATCCGGCAATTTTATATGCTGCAAATTTATGCGGAGTAACTAAAATTCTAAAAGTTGGCGGTATTCAAGCTGTTGCAGGAATGACTTTTGGAACACAGTCAATTCCGAAAGTATATAAGATTTTCGGACCAGGCAATCAATTTGTTACTGTAGCAAAACAATTGGCTACTCAGTTTGGTGTGGCTATTGATATGCCTGCAGGCCCTTCTGAATTGCTAATCGTTGCCGATAATACTGCTGTTCCAGCTTTTGTAGCTTCAGATTTATTGTCTCAGGCAGAACACGGAACAGATAGTCAAGTGATTTTAGTTTCGACTTCCAAAAAACTAATTGCAGAAGTAGAAAAAGAAGTTCAATCACAATTGGAATTGCTTCCCAGAAAAGCCATTGCTGAAAAAGCGATTGAAAATTCAAAATTAATTTATGTTGAAAATGATCAGATTGCTTTAGATTTAATCAATGAATATGGACCAGAGCACTTTATAATCTGCTCAGAATATGATGATTTCTATTGCAACGGAATTGTAAATGCAGGTTCCGTCTTTATCGGAAATTATACTCCAGAAAGTGCTGGTGATTACGCATCGGGAACTAACCATACTTTGCCGACAAATGGTTATGCGAAGAATTATAGTGGTGTAAATCTGGATAGTTTTATGAAATCGATGACCTTCCAAAAAATTTCAGAAAAGGGAATTCAGAACATTGGAAAAGCAATAGAATTGATGGCCGAAGCCGAAGGATTACAAGCACATAAAAATGCTGTGACGCTGAGATTAAATTCGTTAAGGTAA